The following are encoded together in the Holophagales bacterium genome:
- a CDS encoding DUF362 domain-containing protein, whose amino-acid sequence MNEDRRRLLKQLGAVAGISLGAGYVSLAPSGWPLSLSDPDGESGKPREKGLRLPEKGFAVDPSNVLPHLGVARGADLDAMLKAAVDAIGGIRRFIRTGDVVLVKPNVAFERSAPLGATSNPDVVAALVRLCREAGAAEVRVADNPIESPAACFARSGVQRAAIDAGSEVYLPTPSDFRLLETPGATHIARWPFFWRPFAGVTKVIGVAPVKDHNLCRASMTTKNWYGLLGGRRNQFHQDIHGIIADLALMLRPTFVVLDGSRVLWRSGPTGGSLADVREGRTIVASTDSLAADAFGWDDLLGRKGEPLPAYFGKAAERGLGNPDWKLTNVREIQVG is encoded by the coding sequence ATGAATGAGGACCGGCGTCGCCTCCTGAAGCAGCTCGGCGCGGTCGCGGGGATCTCCCTCGGCGCCGGGTACGTGTCGCTCGCCCCGTCCGGCTGGCCGCTCTCGCTCTCGGACCCCGACGGCGAAAGCGGCAAACCGCGCGAGAAGGGGCTGCGCCTCCCGGAGAAGGGCTTCGCGGTCGACCCGTCGAACGTCCTTCCCCACCTCGGCGTCGCCCGCGGCGCGGACCTCGACGCGATGCTGAAGGCCGCCGTCGACGCCATCGGCGGAATCCGCCGGTTCATCCGGACCGGGGACGTCGTCCTCGTCAAGCCGAACGTCGCCTTCGAGCGCTCGGCCCCCCTCGGCGCCACATCGAACCCCGACGTGGTCGCGGCGCTCGTGAGGCTTTGCCGCGAGGCGGGTGCGGCGGAGGTGCGGGTCGCCGACAACCCGATCGAGTCCCCCGCGGCCTGCTTCGCGCGCAGCGGCGTCCAGCGCGCGGCGATCGACGCGGGCTCGGAGGTCTACCTCCCGACGCCGTCCGACTTCCGCCTCCTCGAGACGCCGGGCGCCACGCACATCGCCCGCTGGCCCTTCTTCTGGAGGCCGTTCGCGGGCGTCACGAAGGTGATCGGCGTCGCCCCGGTGAAGGACCACAACCTCTGCCGCGCGTCGATGACGACGAAGAACTGGTACGGCCTCCTCGGCGGCCGGCGCAACCAGTTCCACCAGGACATCCACGGCATCATCGCGGACCTCGCGCTCATGCTCCGGCCGACCTTCGTCGTCCTCGACGGGTCGCGGGTCCTCTGGCGGAGCGGCCCCACGGGCGGCAGCCTCGCCGACGTCAGGGAAGGCCGGACCATCGTCGCCTCGACCGACTCGCTCGCCGCCGACGCCTTCGGCTGGGACGACCTCCTCGGGAGAAAGGGCGAGCCCCTGCCGGCTTACTTCGGCAAGGCGGCCGAGCGCGGCCTCGGCAACCCCGACTGGAAGCTGACCAACGTGCGGGAGATCCAGGTCGGATGA
- a CDS encoding 4Fe-4S dicluster domain-containing protein, translating into MTNIRVASQAFFFGLFVFLLWVTWLSRLKGYPASLFLEMDPLVGFATALSTHTVYRHLWWGLFLLVPTLLLGRVFCNWACPYGTLHQVTGWLFNIRNNKNRIEKNRYRPLFQTKYVILGVFLVMAAFGSLQIGLLDPICLLVRTFTVTIIPAVDWGLASLAAQGLTAASSIVFKPATPEPRVFAGAWFVGALILGLVGANLFIPRFFCRVLCPLGAFLGVLSRWALFRIDRDVTKCTDCDLCLKGCEGASDPQGALRKSECFVCFNCIDDCPEDALTFRFNPLPSISQLVKGSPKDGTATLGGLPVISKNLAVEVKAPDVPRRRWLFTAVAGVVAFPFLRFSKDVNKRGFHHKAIRPPGSVAEPEFLERCIKCDQCINVCPTNVLQPAKLAVAGLEGLWTPVMDFSVGFCQLNCTLCSEVCPTGAIQKTSVEKKLGLGAYAEKGPVRLGTAFFDRGRCLPWAMETPCVVCEEVCPTTPKAIGTYDEVFTRWDGKTVTLNKPYMRPELCIGCGICQKECPVVDDAAVYVTAIGESRSDDRTLLLPPGGRYSPPPGPPASRKDARLVPAAEARNGKKTT; encoded by the coding sequence ATCACGAACATCCGCGTCGCCTCGCAGGCGTTCTTCTTCGGCCTCTTCGTCTTCCTGCTGTGGGTGACGTGGCTCTCGCGGCTGAAGGGCTACCCCGCCTCTCTCTTCCTCGAGATGGACCCGCTCGTCGGATTCGCGACGGCCCTCTCGACGCACACCGTCTACCGCCACCTCTGGTGGGGCCTCTTCCTCCTCGTCCCGACGCTCCTCCTCGGCCGCGTCTTCTGCAACTGGGCCTGCCCGTACGGGACTCTCCACCAGGTCACCGGCTGGCTCTTCAACATCCGTAACAACAAGAACCGCATCGAGAAGAACCGCTACCGGCCGCTCTTCCAGACGAAGTACGTGATCCTGGGCGTGTTCCTCGTGATGGCGGCGTTCGGGTCGCTCCAGATCGGGCTCCTCGACCCGATCTGCCTCCTGGTCCGGACCTTCACCGTCACGATCATCCCGGCCGTCGACTGGGGCCTCGCCTCCCTCGCCGCGCAGGGCCTCACGGCGGCCTCGTCCATCGTCTTCAAGCCGGCGACGCCCGAGCCGCGCGTCTTCGCCGGGGCGTGGTTCGTCGGCGCGCTCATCCTCGGCCTCGTCGGCGCGAACCTCTTCATCCCGCGCTTCTTCTGCCGGGTCCTCTGCCCCCTCGGCGCCTTCCTCGGCGTCCTCTCGCGCTGGGCCCTCTTCCGGATCGACCGCGACGTGACGAAGTGCACCGACTGCGACCTCTGCCTGAAGGGGTGCGAGGGCGCCTCCGACCCGCAGGGCGCCCTGCGCAAGAGCGAGTGCTTCGTCTGCTTCAACTGCATCGACGACTGCCCCGAGGACGCGCTGACGTTCCGCTTCAACCCGCTCCCGTCCATCTCGCAGCTCGTGAAGGGATCGCCGAAGGACGGCACCGCGACGCTCGGCGGGCTTCCCGTCATCTCGAAGAACCTCGCCGTCGAGGTGAAGGCTCCCGACGTCCCGCGCCGCCGCTGGCTCTTCACGGCCGTCGCCGGCGTCGTCGCCTTTCCGTTCCTGCGCTTCTCCAAGGACGTCAACAAGCGGGGCTTCCACCACAAGGCGATCCGCCCGCCCGGCTCCGTCGCCGAGCCGGAGTTCCTCGAGCGCTGCATCAAGTGCGACCAGTGCATCAACGTCTGCCCGACGAACGTCCTGCAGCCGGCGAAGCTCGCGGTCGCGGGGCTCGAGGGGCTCTGGACGCCGGTGATGGACTTCTCCGTCGGCTTCTGCCAGCTGAACTGCACGCTCTGCAGCGAGGTCTGCCCGACGGGCGCGATCCAGAAGACGAGCGTCGAGAAGAAGCTCGGCCTCGGCGCGTACGCCGAAAAGGGCCCCGTCCGCCTGGGCACCGCGTTCTTCGACCGGGGCCGGTGCCTGCCCTGGGCGATGGAGACGCCGTGCGTCGTCTGCGAGGAAGTCTGCCCGACGACCCCGAAGGCGATCGGCACCTACGACGAGGTCTTCACCCGCTGGGACGGGAAGACCGTCACGCTCAACAAGCCCTACATGCGGCCGGAGCTCTGCATCGGCTGCGGCATCTGCCAGAAGGAGTGCCCGGTCGTCGACGACGCGGCGGTCTACGTGACCGCGATCGGCGAGTCGCGCAGCGACGACAGGACCCTCCTCCTGCCGCCCGGGGGGCGCTACTCGCCGCCCCCCGGCCCCCCCGCCTCCCGGAAGGACGCAAGGCTCGTCCCCGCCGCTGAGGCCCGGAACGGAAAGAAGACCACCTGA
- a CDS encoding aldo/keto reductase, with translation MAKHDGNGMTRRHLLGLGGAAAGAALVGGITLPSHPVEAQAKEEPPLPQVPRRTLGKTGKTVPILLVGGMALDKKFDPKLAEAVRFGANYVDAADCYLGGQSEAGLADYFARAKNRDKVWVTSKSDKHDPKAFEQTVFRSLEQLKSDYVDMYYLHALKDADYLNDDLAVTVSRLKKAGKIRHFGFSCHDGNVAELLHKAAKTPWVESVMFRYNFRSYGNKELNAAIDAAHKAGVGLIAMKTQGAEAGFRDAWQKFEKTGKWNKHQAVLKAVWADERISAAVSHMDSFEKLRENIAAALDRTSLTSVETEALDRYAQATRPYACDGCDHICNAAVAADVRIGDTMRFLMYHDAYGEPGKARDLFAKLPAPARALSQVDFTPANRACPHGVDVAGLMRRAESVLA, from the coding sequence ATGGCGAAGCACGACGGAAACGGAATGACCCGGCGGCACCTCCTCGGCCTCGGCGGAGCGGCCGCGGGAGCGGCCCTCGTCGGCGGCATCACCCTGCCCTCTCACCCCGTGGAGGCCCAGGCGAAGGAGGAGCCGCCGCTGCCCCAGGTGCCGCGCCGGACGCTCGGAAAGACCGGGAAGACCGTTCCGATCCTCCTCGTCGGCGGCATGGCGCTCGACAAGAAGTTCGACCCGAAGCTCGCCGAGGCGGTCCGGTTCGGCGCGAACTACGTCGACGCGGCGGACTGCTACCTCGGCGGGCAGTCGGAGGCGGGCCTGGCCGACTACTTCGCCCGCGCGAAGAACCGCGACAAGGTCTGGGTGACGTCCAAGAGCGACAAGCACGACCCGAAGGCGTTCGAGCAGACGGTCTTCCGGAGCCTCGAGCAGCTCAAGTCGGACTACGTCGACATGTACTACCTCCACGCCCTGAAGGACGCGGACTACCTGAACGACGACCTCGCCGTCACCGTCTCGCGCCTGAAGAAGGCCGGGAAGATCCGCCACTTCGGCTTCTCCTGTCACGACGGCAACGTCGCCGAGCTCCTCCACAAGGCTGCGAAAACGCCGTGGGTGGAGTCGGTCATGTTCCGCTACAACTTCCGGAGCTACGGGAACAAGGAGCTGAACGCCGCCATCGACGCCGCCCACAAGGCCGGCGTCGGGCTCATCGCGATGAAGACCCAGGGCGCGGAGGCCGGCTTCCGCGACGCCTGGCAGAAGTTCGAAAAGACCGGGAAGTGGAACAAGCACCAGGCGGTCCTCAAGGCCGTCTGGGCCGATGAACGGATCTCCGCCGCCGTCTCGCACATGGACTCCTTCGAGAAGCTGCGCGAGAACATCGCCGCGGCCCTCGACCGAACGTCCCTCACTTCCGTCGAGACGGAGGCTCTCGACCGCTACGCGCAGGCCACTCGCCCATACGCCTGCGACGGCTGCGACCACATCTGCAATGCCGCGGTCGCGGCAGACGTCCGGATCGGCGACACCATGCGGTTCCTCATGTACCACGACGCCTACGGAGAGCCGGGGAAGGCCCGGGATCTCTTCGCGAAGCTCCCGGCCCCGGCCCGAGCGCTGTCACAGGTCGATTTCACCCCGGCCAACCGCGCCTGCCCGCACGGGGTCGACGTGGCGGGGCTGATGAGGAGGGCCGAGTCCGTCCTCGCCTGA
- a CDS encoding TonB-dependent receptor has translation MRTHRIWLVALILPVLMASMLVAQIPTSMISGRVINEGQGLPGVTVTAKSPALQGTRTAVTSTNGDFVFPNLPPGDYTISFTMSGFQTVTRTVKANAAQQAVLNAQMSLAAVAAEAVVVGTAETVSQTTQNATTYSSDLTKKLPVTRTLLSSVLLAPGASTSQQTGNTTISGGQTFDNLFMVNGVNVMDNIRGTPNNLFIEDAIAETTTSSSGISAEYGRFTGGVINAITKSGGNNFSGSFRVSLDNDNWNDKTPFGENQVDKTIPTYEGTLGGPIWKDKVWFFAAGRLRNSEVGNQTRFTNIPFAQTDDETRLEGKLTVSPFQNHTFTGSYLEVAREQGNYYYTPIPILTLDQLYTRQLPQSLLALNYNGVLTDKLFVEAQYSQRKFEFQNSGALFTDLIGGTAMYDLSLGAMYNSPVFCGVCSPEQRNNEAFLVKGTYFLSTKGLGSHNIVLGYEDFTGVRKSNNYQSGNSYWFYSADVIIDGQDVFPIIDSSSYLEYWPIPTLSQGSNVRTYSFFLNDTWRLNNNFSFNVGVRYDKNDAQDSRGATTADDAAFSPRLGATWDVFADGRLRFNASYARYVGGIQENQVGAGSAAGNPAYFQYYYEGPEINTGAGPYLTPAQTLESVFRWYGITGPGQYPTNKTADAVSVPGVNVQFDGVLKSPYVDEFTAGIAGSIGTRGNFRVDGVYRSWADFYGEVRDMSTGQVTDSLGNVFDLSLVKNENDPLERTYYGLQVSGNYRIFDSLNIGGNWTYSHLYGNVTGETSGSGPVRTGLNYYTEYRDLAWAIPTGDLPEDQRHRVRIYGGWDAPLPKAFGALNLSIIQTYDTGQAYSDSGTVRIQPYVTNPGYRTPPTSQTYYFSGRGANQWDDVWRTDLQLNYSYFFGPVELFLSPQVFNAFNNDAQINGNTLIETNVNRSANYAAFNPFTTTPTFGARNTGANWGYGPSYGQATASTHYQTPRTYRVSVGVRF, from the coding sequence ATGAGAACCCACCGTATCTGGCTGGTCGCGCTCATCCTGCCCGTCCTGATGGCGTCCATGTTGGTCGCCCAGATTCCGACGAGCATGATCTCCGGTCGCGTCATCAACGAGGGTCAGGGCCTTCCCGGCGTCACGGTGACTGCGAAGTCGCCCGCGCTGCAGGGCACCCGTACCGCGGTCACCTCGACCAACGGCGACTTCGTCTTCCCGAACCTTCCCCCGGGCGACTACACCATCTCCTTCACGATGTCCGGCTTCCAGACGGTCACCCGGACCGTCAAGGCGAACGCCGCCCAGCAGGCCGTCCTCAACGCCCAGATGAGCCTCGCCGCCGTCGCGGCCGAGGCGGTCGTCGTCGGCACGGCCGAGACGGTCTCGCAGACGACCCAGAACGCGACGACCTACTCGTCGGACCTCACGAAGAAGCTCCCGGTCACCCGGACGCTTCTCTCGTCGGTCCTCCTCGCCCCCGGCGCCTCCACGAGCCAGCAGACGGGCAACACGACGATCTCCGGCGGCCAGACGTTCGACAACCTGTTCATGGTGAACGGCGTCAACGTCATGGACAACATCCGCGGCACGCCGAACAACCTCTTCATCGAGGACGCGATCGCCGAGACGACGACGTCCAGCTCGGGCATCTCCGCCGAGTACGGCCGCTTCACCGGCGGCGTGATCAACGCGATCACGAAGTCGGGCGGCAACAACTTCAGCGGCTCCTTCCGCGTCAGCCTCGACAACGACAACTGGAACGACAAGACCCCGTTCGGCGAGAACCAGGTCGACAAGACCATCCCGACGTACGAGGGCACCCTCGGCGGGCCGATCTGGAAGGACAAGGTCTGGTTCTTCGCCGCCGGCCGCCTCCGCAATTCCGAGGTCGGCAACCAGACCCGCTTCACGAACATCCCGTTCGCGCAGACGGACGACGAGACCCGGCTCGAGGGCAAGCTCACCGTCTCGCCCTTCCAGAACCACACGTTCACCGGCTCCTACCTCGAGGTCGCGCGTGAGCAGGGCAACTACTACTACACGCCGATCCCGATCCTCACCCTCGACCAGCTCTACACGCGGCAGCTCCCCCAGTCGCTCCTGGCGCTCAACTACAACGGCGTCCTGACTGACAAGCTGTTCGTCGAGGCGCAGTACTCCCAGAGGAAGTTCGAGTTCCAGAACTCAGGCGCGCTCTTCACCGACCTCATCGGCGGGACGGCGATGTACGACCTGAGCCTCGGAGCGATGTACAACTCGCCCGTCTTCTGCGGCGTCTGCTCCCCCGAGCAGCGCAACAACGAGGCCTTCCTCGTCAAGGGGACCTACTTCCTCTCGACGAAGGGGCTCGGCTCGCACAACATCGTCCTTGGCTACGAGGACTTCACCGGCGTCCGCAAGTCGAACAACTACCAGTCGGGCAACAGCTACTGGTTCTATTCGGCGGACGTCATCATCGACGGCCAGGACGTCTTCCCGATCATCGACTCGTCGTCCTACCTCGAGTACTGGCCCATCCCGACCCTCTCGCAGGGCTCGAACGTCAGGACGTACTCCTTCTTCCTGAACGACACCTGGCGCCTCAACAACAACTTCTCGTTCAACGTCGGCGTCCGGTACGACAAGAACGACGCGCAGGACTCCAGGGGCGCCACGACGGCTGACGACGCGGCCTTCAGCCCCCGCCTCGGCGCGACCTGGGACGTCTTCGCGGACGGCCGGCTCCGCTTCAACGCGAGCTACGCCCGCTACGTCGGCGGCATCCAGGAGAACCAGGTCGGCGCAGGGTCCGCCGCTGGCAACCCGGCCTACTTCCAGTACTACTACGAGGGCCCCGAGATCAACACGGGCGCCGGCCCGTACCTCACCCCCGCGCAGACCCTCGAGTCCGTCTTCCGCTGGTACGGCATCACGGGTCCCGGGCAGTACCCGACGAACAAGACGGCCGACGCCGTCTCCGTCCCGGGCGTCAACGTCCAGTTCGACGGCGTTCTCAAGTCGCCCTATGTCGACGAGTTCACGGCCGGCATCGCCGGCTCCATCGGCACCCGCGGCAACTTCCGTGTCGACGGCGTCTACCGCAGCTGGGCCGACTTCTACGGCGAGGTCCGCGACATGTCGACCGGCCAGGTCACGGACTCGCTGGGCAACGTTTTCGACCTCTCCCTCGTCAAGAACGAGAACGACCCGCTCGAGCGGACCTACTACGGCCTCCAGGTGTCCGGCAACTACCGGATCTTCGACTCCCTCAACATCGGCGGCAACTGGACCTACTCGCACCTCTACGGCAACGTGACGGGTGAGACCTCCGGTTCCGGCCCGGTCCGCACCGGTTTGAACTACTACACCGAGTACAGGGACCTCGCCTGGGCGATCCCGACCGGCGACCTCCCGGAGGACCAGCGCCACCGTGTCCGCATCTACGGCGGCTGGGACGCTCCCCTTCCGAAGGCGTTCGGCGCCCTCAACCTCTCCATCATCCAGACCTACGACACCGGCCAGGCCTACTCTGATTCCGGCACCGTCCGGATCCAGCCGTACGTAACGAACCCCGGCTACCGCACCCCCCCGACCTCCCAGACCTACTACTTCAGCGGCCGTGGCGCGAACCAGTGGGACGACGTCTGGAGGACCGACCTCCAGCTGAACTACAGCTACTTCTTCGGTCCGGTCGAGCTCTTCCTCTCGCCGCAGGTCTTCAACGCGTTCAACAACGACGCGCAGATCAACGGCAACACGCTCATCGAGACGAACGTCAACCGTTCGGCGAACTACGCCGCCTTCAACCCCTTCACGACCACCCCGACGTTCGGGGCGCGCAACACGGGCGCGAACTGGGGCTACGGACCGTCCTACGGGCAGGCCACGGCCTCCACGCACTACCAGACCCCGCGCACCTACCGCGTGTCGGTCGGCGTCCGCTTCTAG
- a CDS encoding sulfatase-like hydrolase/transferase encodes MKTPRLLALLVVALTLPACPGRRPEGPRTFPGAPVVLVCVDTLRSDRLPFYGYAGVETPALTALRNDAVLFERAYSHVPLTFPAHASIFTGTLPGAHGLLDNAGYRLAAGLPTLAEILKKEGYATGAAVSSVVLQGTSGISRGFDLWDDAIEPEKAGLPMNRVQRSGLRSAAILNTWIDTQKASPFLAFLHVYEPHSPYEPPEPFRSRYAQPYDGEVAASDAVVGALIDRLKALGLYDKSLVVFLSDHGEGLGEHGENEHGVFLYRESLQVPLLVKLPGNALAGTTVSSPVQISDVFATVVEAVGAKGAPARPELANLVALAYGAQAPERRIYAETFYPRIRFGWSELAAVLDGKWHYVDAPKPEFFDLEKDPGGTKNLAAEKPGPFRSFVVEAKKRRTPFQAPSAVDPEHAKKLASLGYLSMTTSGSSGALADPKDEIASLTRLKEGLGYLQSGRPAEAAAALKELLERNPRVIDAWELLAQALVQLGRPDDALAAMKRTVELSPPEKTNYILAVANLCLQIGRPDEALAQANVARELGDPSADEVIARAELARGNLSGAEVAAKRALSGGRMPKRALLVLARIQGLRGDLAGALARTDEVRALAGGDEELGGLPGFHYLRGDLFARMNRPADAEKEFLAEIQVFPQGLDARVGLAVTYASMDRRPDAIRVVLEMVRDVPRPDSYATGVRALRILQEPAAAARLRAEGLARFPRDPRLAGGA; translated from the coding sequence ATGAAGACGCCCCGACTGCTCGCACTCCTCGTCGTCGCCCTGACGCTGCCAGCCTGCCCGGGCCGCCGGCCGGAGGGCCCACGGACCTTTCCCGGGGCACCCGTCGTCCTCGTCTGCGTCGACACGCTCCGTTCCGACCGGCTCCCCTTCTACGGCTACGCGGGTGTCGAGACCCCGGCCCTGACGGCCCTCCGCAACGACGCGGTCCTCTTCGAGAGGGCCTACAGCCACGTCCCGCTCACCTTCCCGGCGCACGCCTCGATCTTCACCGGGACGCTCCCGGGAGCCCACGGCCTCCTCGACAACGCCGGCTATCGGCTCGCGGCGGGTCTGCCGACCCTGGCCGAGATCCTGAAGAAAGAGGGCTACGCCACCGGCGCGGCGGTCTCGAGCGTCGTCCTTCAGGGAACCAGCGGCATCTCGCGCGGCTTCGACCTCTGGGACGACGCGATCGAGCCCGAGAAGGCCGGCCTCCCGATGAACCGGGTCCAGAGGTCCGGCCTCCGGAGCGCCGCGATCCTCAACACGTGGATCGACACGCAGAAGGCGTCGCCCTTCCTCGCGTTCCTCCACGTCTACGAGCCCCACAGCCCGTACGAGCCGCCCGAGCCTTTCCGGAGCCGGTACGCCCAGCCCTACGACGGGGAAGTCGCCGCGTCGGACGCCGTCGTGGGAGCGCTGATCGACAGGCTGAAGGCGCTCGGCCTCTACGACAAGAGCCTCGTCGTCTTCCTCTCCGACCACGGCGAAGGGCTCGGTGAGCACGGCGAGAACGAGCACGGCGTCTTCCTCTACCGCGAGTCGCTCCAGGTGCCTCTCCTCGTCAAGCTCCCCGGGAACGCCCTCGCCGGGACGACGGTCTCCTCGCCGGTGCAGATCAGCGACGTCTTCGCCACGGTCGTGGAGGCGGTGGGAGCGAAGGGCGCTCCCGCGCGCCCGGAGCTCGCGAACCTCGTGGCCCTCGCGTACGGTGCGCAGGCGCCCGAACGGCGGATCTACGCCGAGACCTTCTACCCCCGGATCCGCTTCGGCTGGAGCGAGCTCGCCGCGGTCCTCGACGGGAAGTGGCACTACGTCGACGCCCCGAAGCCGGAGTTCTTCGACCTCGAGAAGGACCCGGGCGGAACGAAGAACCTGGCCGCGGAGAAACCCGGCCCGTTCCGCTCCTTCGTCGTCGAGGCGAAGAAACGCCGCACGCCGTTCCAGGCCCCGTCCGCCGTCGACCCGGAGCACGCGAAGAAGCTCGCCTCGCTCGGCTACCTGAGCATGACGACGTCCGGCTCATCCGGCGCCCTCGCCGACCCGAAGGACGAGATCGCAAGCCTCACGCGGCTCAAGGAAGGCCTCGGGTACCTCCAGTCCGGCCGTCCCGCGGAGGCTGCGGCGGCGCTGAAGGAGCTCCTCGAAAGGAACCCGCGCGTCATCGACGCCTGGGAGCTCCTGGCACAGGCGCTCGTCCAGCTCGGGCGCCCCGACGACGCGCTCGCGGCGATGAAGAGGACGGTAGAGCTGTCGCCGCCCGAGAAGACGAACTACATCCTCGCCGTGGCGAACCTCTGCCTTCAGATCGGCCGACCCGACGAGGCGCTCGCGCAGGCGAATGTCGCGCGGGAGCTGGGAGACCCGAGCGCCGACGAGGTGATCGCGCGGGCCGAGCTGGCACGGGGGAACCTGTCCGGAGCGGAAGTGGCCGCGAAGCGGGCCCTCTCGGGCGGGCGCATGCCGAAGAGGGCGCTTCTCGTCCTCGCCAGGATCCAGGGCCTCAGGGGCGACCTCGCCGGCGCTCTCGCGCGCACCGACGAGGTCCGGGCCCTGGCAGGAGGGGACGAGGAGCTGGGGGGCCTGCCCGGATTCCACTACCTCCGCGGCGACCTCTTCGCCCGGATGAACAGGCCCGCGGACGCCGAGAAGGAGTTCCTCGCGGAGATCCAGGTCTTTCCGCAGGGCCTCGACGCGCGCGTGGGGCTCGCCGTGACCTACGCCTCGATGGACCGGAGGCCCGACGCGATCCGCGTCGTCCTGGAGATGGTCCGCGACGTCCCGCGTCCCGACAGCTACGCGACCGGAGTCCGGGCTCTCCGGATCCTGCAGGAGCCGGCCGCCGCGGCGCGCCTCCGGGCCGAAGGGCTCGCGCGGTTCCCGCGGGACCCGCGCCTCGCCGGCGGGGCCTGA
- a CDS encoding ChaN family lipoprotein, translating into MRRHTSLAAALLLALATAPLGAEDAALDLPLGDAARREKTLAPALDTVTDARTAAALTPAEVAKKLSKASLVFLGESHTSAEFHRVQLQVIRELHRAGRKVLVGLEMFPVAEQPALDLWNGGTLSEEEFVEKSRWYRNWGYHWNYYRDIFLFCRDAKIPLHGVNVPRELVSDVRRKGFDGLTAEQKALLPPKIDAENADHRRLFKAFFDEADSMHAASMPEAMWDGMFRAQCTWDAAMAWNAVSALKKANDPNAVMVVLIGSGHVAYGLGAERQAALWFSGASASIIPIAVLDEKDRPAKVRASYADFVWGVPKETDPAYPVLGFSTRDPKDGSEGWPVINVEKDSVAEIAGFKVGDLLLAMDGASLKEKGTLNRLMAQKRWSDTASFDVKRGDEKVTLVARLARRLPEPAKPEGEKK; encoded by the coding sequence ATGAGACGCCACACCTCGCTCGCCGCCGCCCTCCTTCTCGCTCTCGCCACCGCTCCGCTGGGCGCCGAGGACGCAGCCCTCGACCTCCCGCTCGGCGATGCCGCCCGCCGGGAGAAGACGCTCGCTCCCGCTCTCGACACCGTGACCGACGCCCGGACCGCGGCGGCGCTGACGCCGGCCGAGGTCGCGAAGAAACTCTCGAAGGCGAGCCTCGTCTTTCTCGGCGAGAGCCACACGAGCGCCGAGTTCCACCGCGTCCAGCTGCAGGTGATCCGGGAGCTGCACCGGGCGGGGAGGAAGGTCCTCGTCGGCCTCGAGATGTTTCCCGTCGCCGAGCAGCCGGCCCTCGACCTCTGGAACGGAGGGACTCTGTCGGAGGAGGAGTTCGTCGAGAAGTCCCGCTGGTACAGGAACTGGGGCTACCACTGGAACTACTACCGCGACATCTTCCTCTTCTGCCGCGACGCGAAGATTCCGCTCCACGGAGTGAACGTCCCGCGCGAGCTCGTCTCCGACGTGCGCAGGAAGGGGTTCGACGGGCTCACGGCCGAGCAGAAGGCCCTCCTGCCACCGAAGATCGACGCGGAGAACGCCGACCACCGCCGGCTCTTCAAGGCGTTCTTCGACGAGGCGGACTCGATGCACGCGGCCTCGATGCCCGAGGCGATGTGGGACGGGATGTTCCGCGCGCAGTGCACCTGGGACGCCGCGATGGCGTGGAACGCCGTCTCGGCGCTGAAGAAGGCGAACGATCCGAACGCCGTGATGGTCGTCCTCATCGGCTCCGGGCACGTCGCGTACGGGCTCGGCGCCGAGCGGCAGGCCGCGCTCTGGTTCTCCGGGGCCTCGGCCTCGATCATCCCGATCGCCGTCCTCGACGAGAAGGATCGCCCGGCGAAGGTCCGCGCCTCGTACGCGGACTTCGTCTGGGGCGTGCCGAAGGAAACCGATCCGGCCTACCCGGTGCTCGGCTTTTCCACGCGCGACCCGAAGGACGGCTCCGAGGGCTGGCCAGTCATCAACGTCGAGAAGGACTCGGTCGCCGAGATCGCGGGCTTCAAGGTGGGCGACCTCCTTCTCGCGATGGACGGGGCATCGCTCAAGGAGAAGGGAACGCTGAACCGGCTCATGGCCCAGAAGCGCTGGTCCGACACGGCCTCCTTCGACGTGAAGCGGGGCGATGAGAAGGTGACGCTCGTCGCCAGGCTCGCGCGCAGGCTCCCCGAGCCGGCGAAGCCCGAAGGCGAGAAGAAGTGA